One genomic window of Nicotiana sylvestris chromosome 10, ASM39365v2, whole genome shotgun sequence includes the following:
- the LOC138879078 gene encoding uncharacterized protein, whose translation MSGYQSAEASIDVVTGILTVQSHVVYALIDLDSTLSYVTPYVAMEFRIEPEQLHEPFSVSTQVDKSIMAARVYRDCVVMVRGRDTIPDLIELRMVDFDVIMGMDWLYSWFAKLDCQTRTMGFEFPNDPVVE comes from the coding sequence atgagtggttACCAGAGTGCAGAGGCTTCTATAGATGTTGTCACAGGTATATTGACCGTCCAATCTCATGTTGTATATGCTCTTATTGATCTCGATTCCACTTTGTCCTATGTCACTCCTTATGTTGCTATGGAATTCAGGATAGAACCGGAACAACTTCATGAGCCGTTCTCTGTATCTACTCAGGTTGATAAGTCTATTATGGCCGCGCGGGTTTATAGGGATTGTGTTGTCATGGTACGTGGTCGGGATACCATACCCGACCTCATTGAATTGaggatggttgattttgatgtaataatggggatggattggctttattcatggtTTGCCAAGCTTGATTGCCAAACTAGAACTATGGGGTTTGAATTTCCAAATGACCCAGTTGTTGAATAG